AAATGCATCTGGTACAATcgattgatgaatggtgaaatcaaTCAGGTGAAATTTAGGGATATATTGTGAAATTGAAGGATAATAGGTAAAAATGATTGATATCAAGCGTTATTCAGCGGATTTAATGGGAACATGTGAAACTGGATAAAGTTTAATCTTTCGAATAGCTCGTAGGGTCTTATCTAAGTAAGCTTGGACAAAAAGGATTTTTCATTAAATTTGACAGATAATATTTTGATACCATTATTGGAGTGGATTTGGAAGTTTTAGTTTAAAGTGATATTCTTTGTGGAAAGATCTTTGGTACAACTTTTTCttgtaaaccatcaaatgaaattgCGAAATAGATATATAAATCATCATTTTACAATACTACTAAAagttaaattaaaattaatacaAACTAAAAATATACAGTAGACGGACACATGATATCAAGTTAGCATCAGAGACTCCATATTTCTTTTATCTGTCTTTTATTTCCACATACGTGTTCTATTATGTATTTTAATGATGTATATGAAATATTTTAATATCAATGAAAACGAGAGAATTAGCtctttcttaaaaaaataataatagaaaaaaaaaagtgtaacAATTATTCAGTGAAGATACAATTGTTTtcttgaaaagattgaagaaccgCCTAGCCCGTCATAATGCAAATGTTAAAATTGACAGTTTTTTATTTCATTGAATAGGTCttgctattcaaaaggatgtcggAGCGCAGCTTGCTACTAGGCTCCCAACGATGGCTTTGCAAGAACCTCTCCTTATTATCAATTAAATAATAAtttacattcaaaaaaaaaaaaaaaattcagttagCAGCTATTTACTTCGTACTTGCTTGGCTGTCGGAATAACCTGAGATGAACGGTTTAGATCATGGATGAAAAAGTCAAATCACCGTGACCTCAAGTGGAAGATTTTTATTTCTCAAACATCAAAAAGTTGATGCTTTAAGTTGCATCGAAACTTCAAAAGGATATGATAAgtacattttttttccatttatgTTGCATGTTTCCTTTGTATCCAAATTGCAGTATTCACATCTCCAGGCTCCCCTTTCTAGTCACTGCAAAATTAGAATTTCTGGTAACAatctattatttttcttaatgaaTGTTCTCGTGGTAAAATTTCTAATTTAAGACATAGATTATTCTTATAAAAGATCGTAACTGTTCTCTTTGCAACATTCCATCCAGATGATTGAATTTCTTCCCTTTCCCTCTTTCTCTTGCAGGTGTTTATTTATAAGCTACACAGAGATGCAGAGAAAATTGTGCTCAGATGGGGAAGACTTGGAAAGGGGATGGTTTGGTGGTTAATCGTCTTCGGAGATCCAACAGTGGTGTTGAAGATATGTTCCATGTTTTTATTTAATTAACTATCTTTATGCATTTTCTCTGGAAATGTAATAACAATAATTTTTCATTAATAAATAAAGAGTATCTGAGAATTTTTGAGTAAACAGATTCACTGGTATCAGTGATTACCATAGATTCTACTTTGCTACACTTGATACCAATTTGCGACCAATGGGATCTTAAAGTCTTGTCATACGGCCGAAAGACACCAATAACAGTCACAGTTTGCTAGTTTTCATATGTCCAAAATGTAACCTACAGCTACAATGTAAAACATTTGATGCGTCTTTATGAAGCTTTTGGTCATGTCGCTTTTGATTCCGTGTGACTGTAGCTTATGAattagccatgttaaattatttttttgcgTGTCTGAATGATAGGGATGACCATGGTTCTATAGATTTAGTGTAGCTATAAGTCATGAATTAGCCATGCTGAAACTCTTTTTGCATGTCTAAATAATAGATGTAGCCATGGTTAAATAAATCCATGTGGCTTTAGGATAAACAATGGCCACATCGAAATCATATATCATATGTTAAGAAAGTATATTGCCATGTTGTTACAATTTGAATGTGACTGTAGGTCAAGAATTAGCCATGATAAAATGACTTTTTCATGTCTGATTGTCAGCAAAGGTCATGGTTCAAATAAATCCATGTAGCGTTAAAGTAAGTAATAGCCACATCAAACATAAATTGTGTGGCTATAAGGAACTTATGGCCATGGTTGTAGAAAAAATGCTTAACTACTTAAAAAAATCAGGGTACCATATAGACAAGGTTACATGGATATGGCCATGGTAAATCATGTGCAATAGtcactcaaagtttatgtagaCATAAAGGTACCCTTTTGTCATGgaacctgatgccacatttttggagtgaaaaaaattcatggccaaaagcctatggacgcggtgattaagtgtggcctACGTGAAGATTTGCACTAGTGATTTCCAAGGTTTTTAATCATACCAACATATCTCTTATCCCAAAAGTCCCTCTTGCTGAATTGGTAACCCAGTATAGGCCTATTGGcctatgtaattttatttataaaattctttcaaaaactcTGGCTTATAGACTGAAACCTTTTATGAACAATATTATTTCCCAAAACCAAAGTGCTTTTATCCCTAAGAGGAGTATCTCTGATAACATTTTGCTTGCTAATGAGGACATATATGCTGTCAATCATAATGATAAAGTTGAGGGCATAGCTTCCATCAAACTTGACATGTCTAAGGCCTATGATAAGCTTGAGTGGGATTTTCTTGAGAAAGTCTTAACTAAAATGGGTATGTCTAATCATTGGGTTAAACTGATAAACCAGTGTGTCTCCACTGTGTTTTATTCTGTCCTTTTTAATGGTATCCTTACGGATTTCTTCCAACCTGAAAGAGGTCTAAGACAGGGAGACCCTTTATCTTCTTATCTTTACATCATTTGTTCTGAAGCCCTATCTTATTACATTGATAGCCTCCAAAAAAAGGGTACTTTAGAAGGTATAAGAGTCTGTAAAGAGGCTCTTGAAATGACCCATCTTCTGTTTACTGATGATTCTCTCTTGTTTTCAAAAGCTACTGAAAAACTTTCATGTCATAAAAGACTATCTTCAAAAATATTGTCTTGCTTCTGGGCAAGGaatcaattttgaaaaatctggtattttgtttagtaggaagattcctgaacataggaaagccattgtggtaattgaattattgtccctacttttgatggtctatcaaatatccttatcacataaTAATTATGTCCCTCTTTATAATTAAACCCATCAGGGGCCCATCAACAATTTAGGGACTTAAAATATACCCCAACCTTTATACCTTATTGACTTGTGCTTCTTCTTATATTCTTTATTTCTCATCCAGAGAAAAACGATCGAgctcaccaccatcttcatcttcgTTTCCACCACCATATTCATCTCCGTCGCCACCATAACGAACGCAACCAACACCAGCACCATAATCATCTCAATCGTCATCATCACCATCTTTAACCTTAAATCTTAATCGTCATCATCACCAGATCGAGAAACTAATTGAGAAATAAATTGAGAAACGATTTGGTGGTTCGATTTGATtaagaaaaggggatctgagatcTGCTACTATAAAATTGATTTGGAGATGGTTTTGGTGTGTGAATCAATAGGATATGTTGGAGATAATGAACATGTTGTTGCTGAGAAGTAATGGGTGTGTTCGAATCTGAAGCTGTTGATGCTTTTAATAGATTGTGATTAAAATGaatagatgaatgtgtaggaatTACAGTGAATATATATAGAATTATGAAGAGagaagtaatgatgataatggtagcggcggtggtggttctggtggcgacggtggtggtggttcgaATTGGTGTTGAAGCTTCATAGAAAACAGTGACggttgctgctatggattataaatggtggttgatggttttgttggtggatctgaaactaCATCTGgtgaaatggtagcatttttccatcagcatggataaatatccattgttgatccaactaaaagGGATAAACttatattgttgatccaactgcaatggataaacttctactgttgatccaactgaaatgtatCAATTTCAGCTTTACGCGACTTATtgttgatccatcatcatggataaacatccactgttgatccaactgaaatggatacacatccattgttgatccaaccgaaatggataaactactgttgttgatacaaaattatCTGAACCGACGGTGGCGGCCGCGACAGTGGCGGTGGTAGCTGCTATGGATTattaatggtggttgatggttttgttggtggatctgaaactgcagctgatgaaatggtagcatttttcgatcagcatggataaacatccattgttgatacaactaaaataaataaacttatactgttgatccaactgcaatggataaacttttactgttgatccaactgaaatgtatcaatttcagttttaCGCCACTTAAACttgatccatcatcatggataaacatccactgttgatccaactgaaatggatcaactactgttgttgatacaaaattatatgaaccagtggtggtggtggcggcggcgacggcgacggcggcggactagtggtggtggcggggaaggagtagtggtggtggaggactgttggtggtgtaatcatggtggtggaatattggtggtggtgccggttggtaggtggtggttgttgaacggtaatggtggaatggtagttgaatattggtggtggtggtgctagtggtagaggaagaaatttgttccattttgaaataaagaaaaatattatatgggtgagggtattaaggtaatgtaatgttaaatggataaggttataaaaaaaagtagggacatatttattgttgaataaggatatatttattgggtgtcaaaagtagggacatataattaatatacccaaAGCCATTTTGGCTAATATTTTAGATATCCAAAGCAgggatttaggagaaaaatatcttggaacaCCTACTGTTTTCCAAGCTTCAAAAATCCAGACacatatgggtattctccaagccaTTGATGCTAGGATATCTATTTGGCTTCACAAGCTCTTATCCCAAGCTGCTAGGACTACTCTGATCAAGCACATTGGTCAAGTATCCCTATTTTTCAAATGGGAGCCTTTCTTATCCCTAAACACCTTTGTAAACAGATGGACTTTCACCTCTGTAAATTCTGGTGGGGTGAAACTTTAGATCCCAAGGATAGAAAGTCGCATCTTCTAGGCTGGGACATTTTATGTTCCCCTAAAGCTAAAGGAGGTTTGGGGTTCAGGAAGGCTGAGTTAAACAACCTAGAAATGCTTGCTAGGAATGCCTAGAGAATCCTGGAAAATACTACTGTCTTCTGGCCACTGTTCTTAAGGCCAAATATTTTCCCAGAACTGATTTTTTTAATGCTTAGTATACTGCTAAGtgttcttggacttggaagtgcCTGCATGCTATTAAGGAGCTTATAAAACCTTTTATTTCTTGGATTTTTagggatggtcaatttattgatccatggtgtgataaatggattccCTCTCAGGGTTCTGCCACACCCAACCATCTTGTTCCTCCTGATCCTAGTATTAAAGTTTCTTATTTCATTGATTCTCAATCCAGAAGTTAGGACGTGTCTAGACTAAACACCCATTTTAATAATGCTTCTGTTCAGAAGATTATCtccattcccttaagccagctttgcactcctgataggagggcttgggatctttcaaagaatggcaAATTTTCATTTAAATCTGCCTACTTGGGGCTCAGAGGCCTTAGTCCTTCCCCTTGTAAATATCTTTGGAAGTGCATTTGAAAAGTTAAAGTGCCTTACAGAATTCAGGTATTTTTATGGAGAGCAGCTAGAAATGCCTTGCCCTATAGAACCATTCTCCAtactagaatgcctatgcataGTGTGGATTGTCCTAGGTGTTCTGATCCTCAGGAAACTATTATGCATGCTTTGGTCACTTGCCCCTTTGCTATTAGAGTTTGGttcatttctgatttcaacatcaataCTCAATTTTTTCAGAATAAATCTTTTTTAGATTGGCTTCTTTTCTGGTTAACTGACCATCAGTCTAAATTGTCTAAAGATAATCAATGTCTCTTTGTGGCTATCTTATGGTCTCTCTGGACCAGTAGAAACAACTTCATTTTCCAAGGAAGTAGAGAAAACTTCACTGCTGTCTTAGCTAGAGCTAGAGCTATGCTCCTCACCAGGAATTCTAGAAATCCTAGTTTGACTACTCCCTCCACCATACATGTCAGTATTAGTGATAAATGGATGCCTCCTTCTTTTGGTTGGATTAAATGCAATATTGATGGTGCCTTTGATGATATCTCTGGAGTTAATGGTGCAGGGTATGTGATGCGTGATTTCTCAAGAAAAGCAACCTTTTGTGCCTCCTTAGTCTTTGATGTTCagtctgctgaagaagctgaagcaaggGCCATCTGGGCAGTTCTGAAGAAAGCTGTGGAACAACATCTCTCTCACATCATTGTAGAAAGTGATGCAAAAGCTCTCATCGATCAATTTTCATCTGGGAATTTCGATGGAGACTCTAGGACGGATGCTATCTTTAAAGacattctctttttttcttccaaattatcTGCTTGTATCTTTAGTTTTCAGCCTAGAAGTTGTAATTCTGTAGCTCATGAGCTTGCTCAAtgggaaaaacaaaacaattcttcCATGTACTGGTCTAAACCCCCTGTTTGGATCTTTCCAACAGTTGAGGAAgaccattagcctttttgaagacctttgcttattaaaaaaaaaaggaactatGCGCACCCTGTGCCATCTAGCCTAGCTACATAAGTTGTAGTAGACTAGTAGCATCGTGTCAACAGGCAACTTCTAGGAAGTTTCCTCACAAGTTATTTCTCTCTGCAGTATAAACAGGAGGGGTGATAAGCATTTCTTCACTTAAGAACTATCACATGCCAAATTTTCATCTCATCTATATCAATAATGTTTCAGTGTAGTGGATGGTCTTTAAATTCTTCTACTATTTCTCATGATTCAACAACTGGTAATAGCAGTAGTTCTGATGATTTATTCATTTTAACCAACAAATCACCATCTGTCTCAACAGAgcgagaagaagaaaataaaatatctGACAATTCAATAGCAcaatgatttttcctctcaaaacAATAGTCTATTGTCAACAAAGATAAGCagcattttcttagttttttggtTCTAGATTAAGTGATCATGATCCCCTCTCTTTTTTCTTAAAGCTCAGATTAACAGATTCATGGTTTAACTGGAATAGTAGATTTTCAAGTGTGAGCTAAACTTCAGATTCTGGCTTGGTGAGAAATTAAAGTGGGTATTACTTAGTTCACTTGTTGAGGTTTGAGAACTGagagttgattttatttttatcttgacatttttttttcaaaatttgaaaaattacaTGTAAAAAACTTGAGATATGTCTATGTTATCTGCTTATTGTTTTTGACATTTGCTTATATTACTTGAATGTAAGATTCTTAGAACTAAGTTCCATCAATACCAACAGAAGATGACTAATATTCAATTTTGCAGTGGAATACCGCCAACTAGGTTTCAAGTTGTCTTTGCTTAGACTTAAAATTCCGATAATCTAATAGTATGGATGGATGCACCAAAAGGGATGTGGACTGCAATTTGATGactactaattttttttttttttgcacatttCATTGTTCTTTTACTTCTAATTGTTGTATCTACCACATTACATTTTGGTGCAATGAGAAACTGTGTAGTTCTTTAAGTGGGAACATACTTGCCAGGACGtaagttttctttttcctttttttttctttctcgtcCTGACATGCATGCATGTTATCTCTTCTTCCTTCGAGGCATGCTCTTTTCTTCCTGCCAAGAAGTGTTATCTTGGTTAAGCCCTGTAAACATGTTAGTAAAGAAGATGTCTTTGCTTCctttgtaatatatatatatatatatactccctccgttactttttaatagatcagtttctataaataaatattttactTCACTTCTTctattgacaagtgtctagaggaccactttcaataattagttttcttaatttccttaattttttcaaaaaaagaaactggcctattaaaaagcaACTGAGGGAGTACAATACAACACTTAAGCTTTTATACTTACGAACCTTAAGTTTGAGCGGAAGCAAAGCTCAAAATCCCAACAAACTTAATTTATACGGTTAAATTCTCAAATAACTCCCGTTTTATCACACACTGTCTTCCGTTAGGTGATTGTCTTATCTTCACCCGAGACATTATGTTAGAAAACTAATCAAAGCTCTTAACATTTTCACAAAAAATTCGGGACAAATGATAAACTATGTTAAGTCTGGAATCTTTCTTATTAAAAATGTGGAAAACTAACCATAAAAAAATAATGTGGAAAACTGAAAAGCTATGAATATTCGTGAGCATTCTGGGAATTGGAAGAATGAAATTGATGGAAAAGTATTGGGGCATCCGTTGTTTCCTCCCAATTTAAAAATCGAACGTTTCGAACACCTGGGAAATCAAATAAAGAGTCTCTTATCAAGTTGGAGGAGCAAATTGTTAACTCAAATCACTACAAGAAAAACTGGATTGAGCGACCACGCAGATTTAGTTGCCAAAGCCCATATTAAGACGCTCTAACCCTTAGAGCGATTAAAAGTGGCACTTGCTCTGgagttgcaaaaggtgggattTGTAAAAGTCTTGAGCAGCTAGGCACTCGCTCTAGGTATCAACCAATTATCATAAAGCGACTTTTTTGGTCATTGCTCCAAAACTAGACCAACCACCCTACAGCAAGTGAAATAGCCAAcgctttaaagctagaccaaccaCTTGGAGCCAGTAAAATAACCAATGCTTTAAGGCTAGACCAACCACTTTGAGCAAGTAAAATATCCATTGCTTCATCGCTAGATCATCCAACCTGGAGCAAGTAAAACACCCATTGCTTTTAAGCTCGACCGATGATCCTAGAGCAAGTAAAATACTAGTTCATAGATACATAGAACAACTGGCGTGCAATTGGTTGCTCAAGTTTTTAAGCTACCAAATTTTTGTGCTCGCTCCACCGATTCTGCATTAACTGTTCTGGTGTCTGATTTAGATAATCCATCTTTAGTGTTTTGATTTAGATAATCCCACAATGTcattaaatgaaattaataatgaacaaattatgaaccaaattaaaaatagaaataattttattatacCACATAATTCAATCTACATCATTTCTTAAAAGAGTAACAttccttacaaaaaaaaaagaacaaaaatacatTCTAATCTCTCTCCACAATTTTAGAAACAAAAGCTGAAGAACACTACTTCAAATTTGAAACACCCATTGAAGTTCTTTGACTCTCAATGGACAGGCTGCAAAATACTTATAGATTCATGCTGCTGTGACCTTCTATCACCAATCTGTTTTTTAGCTCTGATTTTGAGACCAAATAGAGCACTCATTCAAGATCAAGTCCATCCCGTCAAACAAATAATAAACTGGGTCCTGCATATGTAGGCTAAACTGGACATACAACACCAAGAACTGAATCAAAAGACCAAATAATAAAAACTGTTAATTTGGTACTTTTTCTAAACATACCCTTCAAGATTAGATCCATTTGCAGTAAATCTCACCTGATTTATTCATTCCAACAAATAAATCTAGGAAAAGAATCAGATTCATTTGGAGAAAAAGATagagatttaagaacttgaatatGCATGAATATGGTTGTGCAAATTGATCTTAAACCATATTCATACTGCTGGTACAAATTCTTTTCAGAAGAAAATAACTCTATCAAATCTGAAACTCTCaaattaacaaaataaaataaaatcaattcagCATAACCGATTAAATAATTCAAAGAAACATTGGCAGCAAATCTATTAGCTTACACATTTAACAAAATAATGAAAAACGAAATCAAAATAACCATAATCAAAatagatttaatttaaaaattCTAAAGAATCATAAAAATTTACTAATCACCATAAGCAAAtctatattttcttttaattcgcgatctatatcaaaacaaaaacaacaaaatctataaaaaaaattgcCATGATTCGAGAATGTCTTGGTTTTTCGCGGTTAATTAACATGGAAATGAAAAATCCATGAACTGAAACGACCACAAATTAAATTTAGAAACCCCACATCATTTATCCATGAAATGGACCTAATGATAAATAATCATATCACACCAATTTTAACTAAATCAAAAGAAACTAGAAAACTAAAAACGGATTTCATGATTAATAGTTCTCAGACATCATAAATTGATTAGGGAGAAGAGCAAAAATTACAAACTCTAGTCCCCAATTGTGTCCTCATCGAACCTTTTGAATCACTAAGAGACTAAAATCTAACAGATGATCCAGAGAGATCTATGGACTGAGGGAGGAAAGGAAGGAGGCGCTGAAGTGGGAAGTGATGAAACGTAGGGTTAGTGTATCAATAAATAGAATGGCACTAGACGTAAAAAAGGAAACATCTGTGGTTAATAAGCAGAACTATTAGGGTTTTACCTCAATTATCCACTAAGACACAGCCAAACGAATGTTTGCTTTAGCCCCTATTTGATTGGTTAACAAAGTCATGCTGGTAACCACGTGTAATGGTGAAACAATCTAATGGTTTCTCTTGGTGTTATACCTAGTACTTCTTTTTTGTGATTTACACTTgagttatttttagttttttgatATAAAAACGTTGAAAAGGTAGATAGTATACCAGGCGTCCACGGGACATAAATCCACCTTGCCACCAAGGTCAGGTTTCGTAATGCCTAAATATTCCGATGATGAATCCGTATGACTTTTCAACTTAAGTTAATATCCGTCGGATTATACATTTTAGTTTTTTATTGGTAGGACTAATGTCATACGGATCACCATTGTTTTCAAAgtaaatttgtgtttttattcATACATGATACACTCTTTATAAATGATTTTTAATAATTCAGGATAATTTCATAATTATTAATAAATACTTTAACTTCAGAATTTCATAATTAATAAATACATAATGATATCTGTTCGAATA
This window of the Papaver somniferum cultivar HN1 unplaced genomic scaffold, ASM357369v1 unplaced-scaffold_3, whole genome shotgun sequence genome carries:
- the LOC113341562 gene encoding uncharacterized protein LOC113341562 is translated as MANFHLNLPTWGSEALVLPLVNIFGSAFEKLKCLTEFRCSDPQETIMHALVTCPFAIRVWFISDFNINTQFFQNKSFLDWLLFWLTDHQSKLSKDNQCLFVAILWSLWTSRNNFIFQGSRENFTAVLARARAMLLTRNSRNPSLTTPSTIHVSISDKWMPPSFGWIKCNIDGAFDDISGVNGAGYVMRDFSRKATFCASLVFDVQSAEEAEARAIWAVLKKAVEQHLSHIIVESDAKALIDQFSSGNFDGDSRTDAIFKDILFFSSKLSACIFSFQPRSCNSVAHELAQWEKQNNSSMYWSKPPVWIFPTVEEDH